One Chroicocephalus ridibundus chromosome 22, bChrRid1.1, whole genome shotgun sequence DNA window includes the following coding sequences:
- the CIB3 gene encoding calcium and integrin-binding family member 3 — protein MSLCCAHRRQDCTFFTRKEILRLFYRYRDLAPQLVPLDYTDKPDVTLPYELIGSMPELKDNPFRQRIAEVFSEDGDGNMTLDDFLDMFSVLSEMAPRDLKAYYAFKIYDFNNDDYICKSDLEKTVNKLTRNELTPEEVSLVCEKVIYEADVDNDGKLSLEDFQHMIIRAPDFLSTFHIRI, from the exons ATGAGTCTCTGTTGTGCTCACAGGAGACAG gaCTGCACATTCTTTACAAGGAAAGAGATTCTGAG ACTGTTCTACAGATACCGAGACCTAGCCCCACAGCTAGTTCCACTCGACTACACAGATAAACCAGACGTGACACTTCCCTATGAACTCATTGGCAGCATGCCAGAGCTGAAG GACAATCCATTCCGCCAGCGGATAGCAGAGGTTTTCTCAGAGGATGGAGACGGCAACATGACTTTAGATGATTTTTTGGACATGTTTTCAGTGCTGAGTGAAATGGCTCCCAGAGACCTGAAAGCttattatgcttttaaaatttatg ATTTTAACAATGATGATTACATATGCAAATCAGATCTAGAGAAAACTGTTAACAAATTAACCCGAAATGAACTTACCCCAGAAGAAGTTAGCCTGGTATGTGAAAAGGTGATTTACGAAGCTGACGTGGACAATGATGGCAAGCTGTCTTTGGAAGACTTTCAGCATATGATAATACGAGCTCCAGATTTCCTCAG
- the FAM32A gene encoding protein FAM32A → MADYEAVQRGPLRLKGSGGALGAGKRKKKKAKDKAQMLEQIVSSKKQEEEKKRGLDKRTPAQVAYEKMQEKRQMERILKKASKTHKQRVEDFNRHLDTLTEHYDIPKVSWTK, encoded by the exons atgGCGGACTACGAGGCGGTGCAGCGCGGGCCGCTGCGGCTgaagggcagcggcggggccctGGGCGCCGGCAAGCG gaagaagaaaaaggcgAAGGACAAGGCCCAGATGCTGGAGCAGATCGTCAGCAGcaagaagcaggaggaggagaagaagcgCGGCCTGGACAAGCGGACGCCGGCGCAGGTGGCCTACGAGAAGATGCAGGAGAAGCGG CAAATGGAGCGGATCCTGAAGAAAGCCTCCAAAACCCACAAGCAGAGGGTGGAG GACTTCAACAGGCACCTGGATACTCTGACTGAGCATTACGACATTCCGAAAGTCAGCTGGACTAAGTGA